The genome window TCTAAAGTTTTTTCTTCTTGAATAAATACTGCATTCTCTCTTACTTCACTTCTTAGTATCTCATATTTTCCTGAATTTTTGAAGTAAACTCTTGCAAAATTTCCTTTAAATTTTGTAATTACACCCTTATCATTTACATGTCCATTTACATGTCCAGTAAAATCTAGAATCATCTCATTTAGATTTCCTTCAAATCTATCTGAAGTAAATCTATCTCCATTTATAGTAGTTATATCAGAACCTTCTCCTCTTAAAATTCCAGTTTTATTATTAAAAGTACCACTATTACCTTTAAATTTAAAATCTTTATAATCAATTGTATAACTTTCTAAAGAGTTAATAGTTTCAGTTTTAGGATAATATTCAACTTTTTCTCCTCTAAAAGTACTTTCTTCATCTTTAATAACTACTTTTCCTTGGAATAAAGCTTTTTCTTCATCAGTAAAATATGTCATTTTTTTACTTGTTAAACTATTTTTTTCACTCTTTCCATTAAAATTATTTCCAACGAATTTTTTATTTTCTGTATCATATACTCCATCACTCATTGTTCCTCTTATCTCTCCATCTTTTCTTTGGAAATCTATTTTTTCTGGAATATATATTTTTTTGTCTTTTAAATTATACTTCGCTCTTTGAGAATTAGCAATAATATTTTCTCCCTCTATATAAATATTTTCATCTATAGCTAAATACTCACCATTTTTAAAAGAAAATTTATCTCCTCTTAATTTTAATTTTTCTTTTGGATTTTCTATCTCTATTTGGCTATCTAATCTTCCTAAACCTGTATTTGTATTATAAGTAATATCCTTTCCTTTAGCTGTATAATCCTTTCCTTGAACTAAGATATCACCTTTACTTACAAAATCTCCACTTACTTGATTGTATTCAGCATCTTTTCCTTTAAAAGTCATGCTCTTATCTAAAGTTTGAATTGTATATTTTCCTGAAATAACAGCTTTCTTATCAGTACCTGTATAATTAATACTTTCACTTGAAAGAGAATATTTACTATCCTCCATATAGGCCTTACCAACTACTGAACTATCTTGTGTAGTAGTATTATAAGCTATACTATCTCCTTTTATTTTTTGTTTTTTGCTCTTATCTAGTAAATATCCCATTGTTATTCTTATATCTTTACTCAAATCATTATAGTAAAGCTTTTGCCCTTCACTCTCATATTTAGGTCCTTTAAAAGTATAGGCACCTTCACTTGTCAATTCTTTTGTTTCACTATTATAAGTTAATACCTTTGTTACTAATTCTCCATCTTGAGAACTATATTTTACACTCTTATTCCCTGAAAAAGTCATTAATTTAGTATTCTCATCATAAACTAATTTTTCTCCTATTAACTTTTCTCCTTTTATAGAAGTTCCAACAACATTTCCAGTGATAGTTAAAACTTTACTCTCTGTGTTATATACTCCTTTATCTCCTTCGAAAGAATAAACTTCATTATTTCCTTTTATCTTTCCATTGATATTTAAAATTTTATCATTTCCTTTTTTATTAAGGCTATCTACATAAATTTTAAATCCATTTGTTTCTATAACTACATTTTTCTCAATTTTTAAAGCTTCTGTATCCTCTTTAAAATAAAGAGATTCTCCACTTAATTTAATTCCTTTATAAGTAGCATCAAAAGGTTCCCAAGCTTCTAAAACTTTATTATCTAAATTATACTTCAAAGTTTTAAAATGTCCATCTACTAAGTTACTGTTTTCTCCTTTTCCTTCTAAAACTATATTATCATGTAATAGAACTACTTTAGTTAAATCATCATAACTTCCTTTATCTCCTTTTAAAGCTATCTCTTCATTTTCTAAAGTAACATCTTTACTAAGATCTATGTAACTCATTTTTGAATCAGTAGTAAAATTTTGTCCTGAAATTTTTATACCTCTTTCTTCATTAATAGCTGTTACACCAGTAGTTGATGTTACCTCATCTTTTAATTTATTATAATCAATTTTTTCAGCTTTAAAACTCCAACCATTAGGACTAATTCCCAAAATATTATCTTTTAAAGCTAAGTTTCTTACTTTATCAATAAAAACATTATCTCCACTGATAAACATATCATTTACCTTAGCTCTAGCTTTTTCAAACCCAGTTTCTTTTTCTTGAATATAATCTTTTTGTAACTCTGCTTCTACCACATAATCTTCATTTTCATATGTTACATTACTTGTTTCAATTACTTGTTCACTTTTATTTAAGTTTTCCTCTTCACCAAAATAGTTAAAATAACCTAAAATAACTATTACAATAAAAACAACTGTATAGATTCTTTTTTTATTCATATCTTAACTCCCATTTAATATTTTTTTTAATTCATTAAGCTTTAACAGTGCTTCTAGTGGTGTTAATTTATCAGGCTCTATCTCCTCTAGTACTCTCATTACTATCTTTTGCTCTTTAGTTAGTTCTTTTCCCTTCAAAGTTTCCTTTTTGCATTGGCACTCTTCATCTTTTGGAGCTGAATTACCAAAAAGCATAAGTTGCTCTCCACCTAATTTTTTTTCAACTAACTCTTTTCTCTCTTCTAACCTTTTTAATATATTTTTAGATCTTTCTAATATCTCTTTTGGAAGTCCAGCTAGTCTTGCTACTTCTATTCCATAAGATTTATCAGCTCCACCTTTTACAATCTCTCTTAAAAAGATGATATCCTTATCATTTTCTTTTACCTCAATTCTAAAATTTTCAGCTTTTTCCAACTTATCTTCCAATTGAGTAAGTTCATGATAATGAGTAGCAAAGATAGTTTTTGCTCCAATTTTGTCATGGATATATTCAGTGATAGCTGTAGCTATTGAAATTCCATCAAAAGTTGAAGTTCCTCTTCCTATCTCATCCAATATTATAAAAGATTTTTTAGTTGCACTATTTACAATATTAGCAACCTCACTCATCTCTAACATAAAAGTAGATTGCCCAGTAAGAAGATCATCACTTGCTCCTACTCTTGTAAAAATTTTATCTACTAATCCAATTTTAGCGTAATTAGCTGGAACATACGATCCTACATGAGCCATTATTATTATTAAAGCTGTCTGTTTCATATAAGTAGATTTTCCAGACATATTCGGTCCTGTAAGAATTATTATCTCTCTCTTATCATCAAAAACAATATTATTCTTTACAAACTCTCCAGCTGGTATTAATTTTTCTACAACTGGATGTCTTCCAGCTATTATCTCTATATCCTCACCATCATTTATTTCAGGTTGAACATAGGAATTTTTTACAGCTATATGAGCAAAATCTGTAATTACATCTAAATAAGCAACTCTATAAGCTAACTCTTGTAACTCTTTTCTATATTTTTTAATCTCACCAGTTAGTTCTTTAAATAGATAATATTCAAGATTTTCTATTCTCTCTTTAGCATTTAATACTTTCTCTTCATACTCTTTTAGATCAGCTACTATATATCTTTCAGCATTTGCTAAAGTCTGTTTTCTTATGTAATCCTCTGGAACTAATGAAACATTAGCTTTAGTCACTTCTATAAAATATCCAAAGACTTTATTATACTTGATTTTTAAACCTTTTATTCCAGTTCTTTCTCTTTCTCTATTTTCTATTTCTAAAATGTAATCTTTTCCATCTCTAGATATTCCATGAAGTTCATCTAAGTCAGAATTATAACCAGCTTTTATAACTCCCCCCTCTCTGATAGAAAATGGTGGTTCGTCTACAATAGCTTTCTCTATCATATTATAAATATCTATTAAAACTTTTACATCTATTTCAAAAATAGGATTTCCCTTTAAAAGTTTAAAAATTTCTAAAGAATTTTTTATAGAATTTTTTAAAGCTATCAAGTCTCTTCCATTTTCAGTCTCAAGAATAAGTTTTCCTATTATTCTCTCTATATCATAGATATCTTTTAAACTCTCTCTTATCTCCTCTCTAAGTAAAACATTTTCTATAAAAAAACCTGTATCTTTTTGTCTTTCCTTTATTTTTTCAATGTCTA of uncultured Fusobacterium sp. contains these proteins:
- a CDS encoding S-layer protein, whose translation is MNKKRIYTVVFIVIVILGYFNYFGEEENLNKSEQVIETSNVTYENEDYVVEAELQKDYIQEKETGFEKARAKVNDMFISGDNVFIDKVRNLALKDNILGISPNGWSFKAEKIDYNKLKDEVTSTTGVTAINEERGIKISGQNFTTDSKMSYIDLSKDVTLENEEIALKGDKGSYDDLTKVVLLHDNIVLEGKGENSNLVDGHFKTLKYNLDNKVLEAWEPFDATYKGIKLSGESLYFKEDTEALKIEKNVVIETNGFKIYVDSLNKKGNDKILNINGKIKGNNEVYSFEGDKGVYNTESKVLTITGNVVGTSIKGEKLIGEKLVYDENTKLMTFSGNKSVKYSSQDGELVTKVLTYNSETKELTSEGAYTFKGPKYESEGQKLYYNDLSKDIRITMGYLLDKSKKQKIKGDSIAYNTTTQDSSVVGKAYMEDSKYSLSSESINYTGTDKKAVISGKYTIQTLDKSMTFKGKDAEYNQVSGDFVSKGDILVQGKDYTAKGKDITYNTNTGLGRLDSQIEIENPKEKLKLRGDKFSFKNGEYLAIDENIYIEGENIIANSQRAKYNLKDKKIYIPEKIDFQRKDGEIRGTMSDGVYDTENKKFVGNNFNGKSEKNSLTSKKMTYFTDEEKALFQGKVVIKDEESTFRGEKVEYYPKTETINSLESYTIDYKDFKFKGNSGTFNNKTGILRGEGSDITTINGDRFTSDRFEGNLNEMILDFTGHVNGHVNDKGVITKFKGNFARVYFKNSGKYEILRSEVRENAVFIQEEKTLESDYIEIDSTRRLVFSKENTKLTLTDEKNGKTVIKSSEAEVDIEKDIATLIGNVHIENDNSKYGITNVIADKGIIRKNAGILELIGNVEIENNESIIQADRGSYDMNSKKIKASGNVYVDYKK
- the mutS gene encoding DNA mismatch repair protein MutS codes for the protein MAETPLMSQYKEIKSQYTDSILFFRLGDFYEMFFDDAVTASKELGLTLTSRNREKGYDVPLAGIPYHSVASYIAKLVNKGYKVAICDQVEDPKAAKGIVKREVTRVITPGTIIDTDFLDEKSNNYLMGIKISEDIGALAYIDITTGEFKASELVEEEIFFRLLGEINKIAPKEILLDEKTYDNYIEEFKKHNSLNEIKFTKTVERKKSEEYLKDYFNVISLESYGLKDKKGAITVSTMVLEYVLDLQKGKELPITGISYINSENVMELNITTQRNLDIIDNQREKNSAGTLLWVMDQCMTSMGSRLLKKFLKNPLLDIEKIKERQKDTGFFIENVLLREEIRESLKDIYDIERIIGKLILETENGRDLIALKNSIKNSLEIFKLLKGNPIFEIDVKVLIDIYNMIEKAIVDEPPFSIREGGVIKAGYNSDLDELHGISRDGKDYILEIENRERERTGIKGLKIKYNKVFGYFIEVTKANVSLVPEDYIRKQTLANAERYIVADLKEYEEKVLNAKERIENLEYYLFKELTGEIKKYRKELQELAYRVAYLDVITDFAHIAVKNSYVQPEINDGEDIEIIAGRHPVVEKLIPAGEFVKNNIVFDDKREIIILTGPNMSGKSTYMKQTALIIIMAHVGSYVPANYAKIGLVDKIFTRVGASDDLLTGQSTFMLEMSEVANIVNSATKKSFIILDEIGRGTSTFDGISIATAITEYIHDKIGAKTIFATHYHELTQLEDKLEKAENFRIEVKENDKDIIFLREIVKGGADKSYGIEVARLAGLPKEILERSKNILKRLEERKELVEKKLGGEQLMLFGNSAPKDEECQCKKETLKGKELTKEQKIVMRVLEEIEPDKLTPLEALLKLNELKKILNGS